A single genomic interval of Armigeres subalbatus isolate Guangzhou_Male chromosome 1, GZ_Asu_2, whole genome shotgun sequence harbors:
- the LOC134217107 gene encoding probable cytochrome P450 6a14: MELITLVLASFVCLSGIVYYFLRREQQQWSRLGVPTAKNPHLIYGNIRGIFQKEHSCKVLQRLYWEFKGRGLKMGGIMNFFQPAVLVVDPEISKSILVKDFHKFHDRGVFVDSAGDPLSANLFSLQGSEWKAMRTKMSPTFTSGKMKYMFGSVMKVADELKEYVAENCAKENIELKNILQRFTMDVIGNVAFGVECNSIKNPSSEFRLMGLKANEFDGITFFKLFIGGTYKNFAKKIKLKLIKEDVQNFFMNLVHSTIQYREKNGVRRNDFMDLLIRIKNDGKLSNEANSGGNGITVSEIAAQCFIFFTAGFETSSTTMNFCLYELARNPKIQDRLRREIEESIAKDGGELKYETLLGMSYLDRVVNETLRKYSAVDNLFRMSNSPYTPEGCDFTIPAGTMFQIPVHSMHHDPDHFPNPQRFDPDRFLPEAVRSRHPFAYLPFGEGPRICVGMRFGQMQTKIGLVTLLRSFRFAPMSETPDRLEFDEKVFVLTPKTGVYLKIEPIGNVIPIERVPKD; encoded by the exons ATGGAGCTGATAACGCTGGTCTTAGCCAGTTTCGTCTGTCTTTCCGGAATCGTTTACTACTTCCTGAGACGTGAACAGCAACAATGGTCACGGTTGGGTGTTCCTACTGCGAAGAACCCACACCTGATTTATGGAAACATTCGAGGAATATTCCAGAAAGAGCACAGCTGCAAAGTTCTCCAACGGTTGTATTGGGAGTTCAAGGGCCGTGGGCTTAAGATGGGTGGAATCATGAACTTCTTCCAGCCGGCGGTTCTGGTGGTTGATCCGGAGATCAGCAAAAGTATTCTGGTTAAAGATTTCCACAAATTCCACGATCGTGGAGTTTTCGTGGATTCGGCAGGAGATCCTCTGAGTGCTAATTTGTTCAGTCTGCAAGGTTCTGAATGGAAGGCGATGCGTACGAAGATGTCGCCGACGTTTACGTCGGGTAAAATGAAATACATGTTCGGATCAGTGATGAAGGTGGCAGATGAGTTGAAGGAGTATGTAGCGGAGAATTGTGCGAAGGAGAATATCGAGCTGAAAAATATTCTGCAGCGGTTCACAATGGACGTGATTGGTAATGTGGCATTTGGAGTGGAGTGTAACTCGATCAAAAATCCAAGCTCCGAGTTTCGGCTGATGGGTCTTAAAGCAAATGAGTTTGACGGGATAACGTTCTTTAAATTATTCATCGGAGGCACCTACAAAAACTTTGCCAAGAAGATCAAACTGAAGCTCATTAAGGAAGACGTACAAAACTTCTTCATGAATTTAGTCCATAGTACAATCCAATACAGAGAAAAAAACGGTGTGCGGAGGAACGATTTCATGGACCTATTGATAAGGATCAAGAATGATGGCAAGCTCAGCAATGAAGCCAATTCCGGCGGAAATGGAATTACCGTAAGCGAAATTGCGGCACAATGCTTCATATTTTTCACGGCCGGATTTGAGACTTCCTCGACAACTATGAACTTTTGCCTCTACGAATTGGCCAGAAATCCAAAAATTCAGGATCGTCTTCGACGAGAAATTGAAGAGTCGATTGCGAAGGACGGCGGAGAGTTGAAGTACGAAACCTTACTCGGAATGTCTTATTTGGATCGCGTCGTTAACG AAACCCTCCGGAAGTACTCCGCAGTGGACAACCTCTTCCGGATGTCCAACTCCCCGTACACACCAGAAGGTTGCGATTTCACCATTCCCGCAGGCACTATGTTCCAGATCCCCGTCCATTCGATGCACCACGACCCGGACCATTTCCCGAACCCGCAACGCTTTGATCCGGATCGGTTCCTCCCGGAAGCGGTACGATCGCGGCATCCCTTTGCCTATCTTCCGTTCGGAGAAGGACCTCGCATTTGCGTTGGAATGCGGTTCGGGCAGATGCAGACGAAGATTGGTTTGGTTACATTGCTGCGGAGCTTCCGGTTCGCTCCCATGAGCGAAACTCCAGATCGTTTAGAGTTTGACGAAAAGGTGTTCGTGCTGACGCCCAAGACAGGAGtatatttgaaaattgaaccgATCGGAAATGTGATTCCAATCGAACGCGTGCCGAAGGATTGA